One Arachis hypogaea cultivar Tifrunner chromosome 2, arahy.Tifrunner.gnm2.J5K5, whole genome shotgun sequence genomic window, CCCATATTGCTTTGATGATTTCAATCGATTGTGTATCaattccaatcgattgaaatttggAAACCtgaatttcaatcgattgaatttctaaCGAACACGATTTTTCCAACCGAATACGTATGTAACTCGATCAATGATAAAATTATGATCGATTAAGATTGCAAAATATTTATTACGATTAATGGAAGctttaatttgttattgttttagttttttattatcaataaacatgatagataaatgataaaataataatttataaaataaaaaataaattttataattaaataatatataaaaaattaatttataattaaaattaaataaggactatttaacagttttagaaaatttaaaaaatatgttttgttgtGAAACCATTTAATAGTCCAAACGTTCTAGAACCAGTGCCAAAAACACCAATAAAAATTTGTCATTGTTTGTGTAAAATCTTAAGCTAAAATTTAGGTGCTATACGCTCAGTGTAGTTTAAAATATAACTTATATCAACGTGgattttagcaaaaaaaaaaaaatctaacaatAAAAAAACAACAATACGTAACAAATTAGATTACGATAACAAAAAATGTTAactaaacttttttcttttttcataagaTAAATTCTTAATTAGGATGGGATTgacacatttttttttttgtaaaactaACACAATTTTTTATTAGTTGAATATGCTCTCATGGTTGAAAATTCCACCAAAAATAGCATTCAACAGCAAAAATTCATCAGAGTTGGTATTCAGTTTGATGTACAACTTAGATCATTGCTCTACTATAAAAGCAGCAGGCAATGCAAGAACTTTATATCCATAAATATTTATCTTCTATTCTTTTTGAATATCGAAGACACTTTTCTAATATGGTAGTTTCccttttctcttgctatcatgttatatatttttttcgttttttttcttgaattcatattttattttgttgaatGTTAAGATTAAGTACCTCAAAGCTATATGTGTTTACGTAGTTTCTATAAATATGTTAAACATATATAATACAAATTGCATTACAAACATTATTGTTCACTACTAATCATATAAGCATAATCATTTATAGGTTAACATGAAGTTTATTTGCGAAGTGGTGATATTATCATTGTCAATTATAGTAATACAATCGAGCATCACATTCTCACGAGAACTTGGAAGTCCAAATCATATCAAGACAACTACTTTTTATACCAAAACGTTCGTACTGGAACCAGGAAAGGTTAGTAGACAAACTTTTTTTGATGTTGAGTTTCCAAGAGGCCACGTTGGAATCAAGAATTTACAAGCCGAACTAGTTGATGAATATGGAAACTCTATACCACTGTATGAGGCTTACCTGCACCATTATTTTGttttaagatattttgaaaatatcaCCATGTCACAACATGCTAATAAAAGTCAACCTAATTTCGGTAAGTATTTTAAGAGAAATGATGGTGCATGTCAAACTTTCGTTAATTCAATTTCTTGGGGTCTTGGAGTTGACGCACGAAGAACTAGTACAGAACTACCAGatccatttagagtagaagtagGTACGCATCCTGAGGATGTTCCAAAGGAGTATGATGAAGAGAAATGGTTAATCAATATTTTGGTCATTGACACACGTGGTGTAGAAGACAAGAAAGGTTGCTCCCAATGCAGATGTGACCTTTTAGACGTCAAAAGTAAAGATTTGACAAACACAACAGGCGTTGATGGAACACCATTGTCTAGTGATTACAAAGGAGGAATTTTTTGTTGCGAGAAGAAGTCTCAATGCAAATTACAAAAGGgatacaatgaaaaacaaaagagaaaagttGCCATTAAATATACAATATCATGGGTTGAATGGGATCAACAGCAAGTGCCTCTTAAGTTTTATATTCTTGATGTTACTGATCAAGTCACATATAATGGATCCGAACCAATTCATCATTGCGCGGTAAGTgacaattattttgttttaactAAATGCTAAGACTTACACTTCATATATTTCCTATAGCGATATATTATGATATGTATTTGATTAGTCAAgtaatatttattttgaaataaaatgagTATTAATAATTGGTTCATTTATCTACTTATATagtaaatatctaaaaaaattaatttactgtAGGTAGAGTATTCTATAAATCCAGAAAAGACTGATGAAGGACACTACCATATTAAGAAAACAAATATTCCAATGAAAAAAGGTGGTAGTCTCATCTATATTACTGCTCATGTACATTCAGGAGTTGTTAATGCAACATTATATGGAGAGGTAACGTTCAATATTTACCATAATTCTCATGCATAGTATTTACCATTAATTACTAATCGTAAACAGTTACATTTATTTAGCTATGTACCTAAATTTGTTTCTTAAAAACAATAAGATTATTTTctaattcatcatcatcatcgtaggaagttaaattttcaaaataccGTCACCATTAAGATATATatgcctttttatttttaattcaggATGGAAGAAGATTATGTGAAATTAAGCCAATATATGGAACGGGAAAAGAGGCAGGCAATGAAGAAGGTTATGCTGTTGGAGCGTCTGGTTGCTATCCAAAACCGGGCTCTATGAAGATTAATGATGGTGAAAATTTAACTGTAGAATTTATACATGAAAACAAATATACCACTGGACTTATGGGGCATTTCTATGTCTATTTGGCAGAAGACTTACCAAAATCTTTGTAAAATTATTGAGCACTACTAATGTTAGTTTATCCCTTTTatgttttataatttaataaaaaagcaaaaaaaaaaatctaagtagCTTGTTTGTCATAAAAAATTATCGCAATAAAACACATTGACgtagttattgtacatatgtaaTTTTCATTCAATAAGGTATTAAAAAATATGATCATGGAGTATGTTGTTACAAAAAAGTGTTTATTGTTTTTCAATATGAGGCCATAACTACAATCCCGTCATTACCCGTGGTGGTTGGAAGAAGGGATATGcataaaaaggtaaaaaaaaaaaaaagttaagaatAAAATGATGATTATTTATTGATCATAATGACTTTAAGACAGAGATAAAATTATAACTCTTCGAAAACATTTGGataaaagttaattatttttcaaactttgaaaACACAATCAAAACATTGGAAAAATGTCCAAAAAATGAGTGAGAGTATATGGAATATAATAAAACTGAAACTGATTTGATTTTTAAACAAAATTCTTTCTTTGAAATGTATgcaaaatgagaatttattttatcctttatttGTCTAGAGGATTTTATTGTAGCTGAAATAATTTGGTGTGTCAAAAATATAGAAGTCATTTTCATCTTTTAGAAATTAATATAAAAGAGAAGGATTTCGAGAAGTGAATAGGTGGTGGAGGTACGGCAGCACAACAACCTCGCAAATCGGTAGCAATATCCAATGATTAGTATTGTTCTAAAATAGTGGAAGATGATGTTGTAAATAAagttacaaaattaataaaataataaattcaaatgaATGGTAAGTCACGGTAAGTGATGAATGTATTATGAATGGATTATTGTTGAATTAATGAGGAATTGATTATATGAATGGCTTGATAGTTTGATTTGTTGAGGTAAACTTGGGAATTTGGATGGATTATATTGGATTGGTTTGGTTTAAATAAGTGTAGAATGGTTTAAAATTGGATTGAATGGAATTTTGGTAAAAGTTGGCAAAttgataaaattggtaaaaactaAATTTGACCAACTTCGGTGCACTCTAACTTGGCGTTTGGAGTTTGGATTCGTTCGAAATTTTTCTTAAATCAAAGTTAGTTAAAAgatctttaaaattatttgaaaatgatggaaaatcaaattttatagaGAAAGATTTGAACGATTGAAAATCGATATAAAAAAACTGAATTATGAGATTATGCAAAAAACTAGAATTTTTGATATGCATACCCACACACCATATGGTGCGCACACACGAACAAAGGCAAGGGAAGTATTCATGCGTATGTACAACAAAGGAGTTTtacaagttgtgcgtacgcatgatacTGTGCGCACGCAAAAGCTGGGAATTACTTCGGGTGTGGGTGTACGTACAAGGGTGACGCATACGCACAAGTCCTGTTTTCACacttaaattttgttttcaactgtTTGGTTTTTtcaacaagcttgtaaacttttgTACACCTAATTAAGGTATGATACCTAGTTTTTGGGCTCTGAAATGAGTATGAGTGTATGAAATGGATTGAATTGAAATATTCTCAAATAACGATTGGTTAAACCGGATGACATTATTGCGGAGATGGTGGTTCGTCCTACCCACGGTGAGGACGGTGGTGTCATCCCGCTCATGGGTTAATCAGAGTGAGAAATTGATAAAAGACTGGGGTTAATGAACCCATGCTTGAGGGATTAATAACGAATTGAGGTTAAACTATCTTAATAACAAAGTGGAGTTTAGGGTTATGATGAATCATGATACTGGTTGAGACTGTGGTCATGACTGacgtgagttttttttttttggtgactgactGATGTGAGTTTAGATTGTGATTATGGTTATTCTAATTAGAAATCAATTACTGATTAATGAATACCTGCTTGGGTAAGACGTAAGGATTGAGCTTGTctcacttgctccgggttaagtGGGGATGGTGGCTTCATCCTGCCCACGGTGAGGACGGTGGTGTTATCCCGCTCACGAGAAAACATAATTGATTTCTTGATAAAAAATTGAGATTAATGAGtcgattattttataaattgataaaGAGATGGGGTTAATGAGTTTAATGAAGTATGAAATTATTAAAAGACACTGATAATGACTAAATATGGCCGAATTGGCTAGATATGGCAAGGTATGGGTGATATCCCGCTTGCGTGACTTGGTATGACACCCGCCTGGGTGGATGAGTAATGCCTACTTCGAGTTGTGGTGGAGAAGCACATGTTTGAGTAGACGAGTAATACCTACTCCAGATTGTGGAGAAGTCCTTCTTGGGTAGATGAATAATTCATATCTGAGTTATAGTTTAAAGATAAATGAGTAATTCCTATCCGAGTTATGGTTTGTGGGTAGATAAGTAATTCCAATCCAGGTTATTGTTTGAGGCACCTGCCTGGATGGATAAGTAATTCCTATCCAGATTGTGGTGAAAACACCAGCATGGGTAGATGAGTAATACCTGCTCTGTGTTGTGGTGTTccatatccgggttagctatcgGATATGTGTCAGATTTGGCATTATACCTGACAAGTGAGCTCATGGcaaataggacaggcatgcatcatttacCATTTGTGCCCATGAACTTtgcgaacgctgacaaaagtacccatagaagaagaaaagtgactttgtacccatgaaaggctGGATCCGTCTGTCGATAGTACCCGAACGTCATTAAAACGTTAGCTCCGTTAACTTAAAGGCCAACATGGCACGTTAAGTGCTTACTTGGCTCTGAATCAGCAGTCTGATGTGTCCAAGCATGTTGTTACTGTTATAACATCACTCAATTCCCTAATTTATCGTCAACTGTTTCCCCAATTTCAATTTGAAAACCCTAGAATGTCTAGGAGAAGCAGAGGTTTGAATGGAAGCATCAGCGAAGAAGAGACTTCATCTTCCAAGAGGGGTGAAGAGAAGACTTTGTCTGGGAGATGCTTTTGTGGACAGGGTGTGGTGTTGCTACAATCTGGAACCTTAACAAATCCTGGGAGATGGTTCATAAGGTGTCCTCTATGGAAGGtaagtctttttgtttttgtGGTTCTGTTCAGATTAACTTATTTGTGAACGATTCCTTATTCCTCCCTTTCACGCTACAGACGATGGATTGCAAGTATTTTGTATGGGTGAATGAGATTAACAGAGGATGGGAGGGACTGGCAAGAGCCCTTGTTAGAAAAAATCAAGATAGCTCCTGTGGTAACGATGAGGTCAATGTCACTGGGCaaagaagagagattcaagagaataGTGTGAAGATCTTGTTAAAGATAGGGAAGCTCCAGGGTGAAATTAGAACTATTAGGTCATggattataacaatttttttgagTTTATTGATTTGTATAGGCCTGAATCTACTCCAGTTACTCAATATGTAACTGTGCGTATGATGTATGTTGTCCTGGGGTCTTTTTGTGCAGCTATTTGGTTTCAATGTTGATGAACTTCAAAGCTGCTTGGTTTCGATGATGATGAACTTCAAAACTCTGTTAATATTTTCAGTTGTTGTGAAAAAAGTCAAGTTGTGTTATGATATTAATGTCCATGATTGTTAATGTATTTGATATCTGTGATATTGGATTTAACACAATTTTGACAAAAAAGGACATATAAATGTCGTGATTTGACAAATCTAGCCGAAAACCTGGTATTGTATACTAAATAGCGAAATTGTAACCTGGAAATAGAACTAAATATTCATTCCATAAGGTATAATAAATCTTGACATAATTTTAACACAAGAATTTAGCAACAAAAGCCTCAAAACAAGTGTATGAGTCTGATGTAGCAGTAGCAAATCAAATGTACCTAATAGTACCAATACAAACCATGAACATGAAAGCATCAGGTTGTGAAATATAAGCTCTAGGCAtaagttacaaaaaaaaaacatagtatCAGAGTTGATAGAGCTCTCATTACAGTAAGTCCTTGATCAAAAAATAAAGTCACACTAGAAACTCCTATTTGTTGGGTGTGGAGTTGCTGCTGCCACTAGAAACCCCGTTGTTGTTGCTACTTGAAGATGCTCCGGGTGATGGATAGAACCAGATGCTGGCCATTTGCCTGCTGTTTGAATTGTGGATGGTGGAATTGGCATGAATCGCATAAATCTTGTAGTCGTCCCTCGACTTGCACCATGCATTATTTGTCTGGTAACTTTTGGAGGAGGTTGGTTAGTTGGTGATGTAGGCCTAACAACAGAAGGTTGTGGTGTGGTAGGCGTTATGGGAGTAGGTTGTGGTGGGGTAGGTCTAAGGGGAGAAGGTTGTGATGGTGGTGGCCTCTTAACGTTTCTCCTCCTAATTGGTCTCttggacatggttggattcatgATAGGTCTAGGTGGCACATATGCAGTTGAGGAGTTAGAAGGTGGAGGTCTTACTGCCATAGGTTCTTCAGAAGGATTCACACAGTTCAGATCATCAACATTCACCTATAAATGGACTCATAGCAATGAACACCAAGTTCATCATCTGAATATTCTCTCCCATCCACCGGAATAAATACTGATGGAGGTTGATTCGAATCTGTATTAGGGATAAATGTTTGTCCAGTTGGAAGGAGTCTCTTAGTAAAACAATTATTCCAATGAATAAAGGTGGTAGTCTCATCTATATTACTACTCATGTACATTCATGAATTGTTAATGCAACATTATATGGAGAGGTAACGTTCAATATTTGCCATAACTCTCATGCATAGTATTTACAATTAATTACTAATCGTAAACAGTtacatttatttaattatgtaCCTTAATTTGTTTCTTAAAAACAATAAGATTATTTtctattcatcatcatcatcgtaggaagttaaattttcaaaatactGCCAACATTAAGATATATatgcctttttatttttaattcaggATGGAAGAAAATTATGTGAAATTAAGCTGATATATGGAACGGGAAAAGAGGCAGGAAACGAAGAAGGTTATACTGTTGGAGTGTCTGGTTGCTATCCAAAACCAGGCTCTATGAAGATTAAAGACGGTGAAAATTTAACTGCAGAATTTATACATGAAAACAAATATACTACTGGACTTATGGGGCATTTCTATGTCTATTTGGCAGAAGACTTACCAAAATCTTTGTAAAATTATTGAGCACTACTAATGTTAGTTTATCCCTTCTAAGTTTTATAATTtagtaaaaaagcaaaaaaaaatctcaaacaaAGATATAGGAGAAGTTTATAGAGTGCATGATTGGATCTGATCTAGGTAATTAAGTAGCTTGTTTGTCATAAAAAAGTATCATAATAAAACACATTGATgtagttattgtacatatgtaGTTTTTATTCAATAAGATATTAAAAAGTATGATCAAGGAGTATGTTATTACCACTGCAAAGGGGTTTATTGACGTGTTTATTGTTGTTCAATATGAGGCCACAGTGCAACTCCAATCCCGTCTTTACCGGTGGTGGTTGGAAGAAAGGATATGCATAAAAaggtataaaaaaatataaataaaatgattatttattaatcataataataactTCGAAAACATTtagatcaaagtttaatttttttcaaactttgaaaACTCAATCAAAACATTGGAAAAATGTCGAAAAATGAGTGAGAATATTTGcaatataataaaattgaaactaatttgatttttaaacGAAATTCTTTTTTGAAATGTATgcaaaatgagaatttattttatcctttatttGTCTAGAGGATTTTATTGTAGCTGAAATAATTTGGTGTATCAAAAATACAAAAGTCATTTTTATCTTTTAGAAATTAATATAAAAGAGAAGGATTTCGAGAGGTGAATAGGTGGTGGAGGTGCCGCAACACAACAATCTGGCAAATCGGTAGCAATATCCAACGATTACTATTATTCTAAAATGGTGAAAGATGATGTTATAAATAAAgtatacaaaattaataaaataatcaattcaaataaaattagttcTCATTAAAGTTCATTTCAAATATAAATATTGATTTGCAAatgaatttaatttctattttatatAAAGGACTTCAAacacaatatttttaattaatttcttgttCAGTTGGTTTCAATTAAACTTAATTTTAAAGCTATTTGATTCTAGATACAaacttagtatatatatattttttctttctattaataTAAGAATCGCATTCACAAACGGGACCCGTTATTTTAGTGGAGCTCTATAAACCATTTATCTCATTTAGTTGAGCAACAATAGagcataatttgaatttttcataTAATATAGCTTTTAAACTCTATTCAAATCATACTAagattcccaaaaaaaaaaatcatactaAGATTCTGACCCCCAAAAAAAAATTCACACTAAGATGTTGATTAGAAACAACTACACTAAGAAGtaagaactaaaaaaaaaagcataaataTTTTCTCATTTCATTCCTATCCCTCCATgttttccataaaaaaaaaaaaaaaacaaattaaaggcCTAATGGGTTAAAAGGTGCATAATGAAATATTTCATTTTCTGTACCAAAATATAAATAGTCTACATACATGTTTGAACAATttgtaataatatataaaatttatttaggtgagtttttaatataatatttttttaagttatttttttaagagatattttaaaaaaataaaaataattttatatttagatatatagatataatagtataaaagtacatatttatttatttattatgtaaaaaatatctttttttaaaaaatatataaattgtagcttttgaaagaagattttttttgtatgtttctagtgcctttacttttacttttataaatttgtcaaatacactaaaaataaaaaagggatatATTTacattgaaaaatatattttttcaacaaCTTAATAACACCCGAACAAACTTATAATATAGTTGTGATGCTAAATTTATTATcacttgtatttttatatttgattattgAAACACTACAAGATACACAGAGGGTGGCGGCAAAAAGTTTCCAGTCTTTCACCTTGCCACCGCAAAACAAGTTTGCAGAAGAAGGATTCCTTCGTGTGCCGCAACATCAGCGGCGACTGCATCAAGAAACGCCGCTAGGTGAGGATCTTATCATAATTCAATTTTTCAATTCCTCTTTTTATGTTATAACCATTAATTATCCCCCCCCCCAAAATTGCAGAAACCTGCGAAGTGAGCTTGGTAGCGCACGAAACACTGCTGTCACTACTCTACCACGCGCCATTGCTGCCGATCCATCCTCCTTTCTCCCGCGTCGAGCTTTTGCCTCTCATCCACAATTCCTGAAACCCATACCCCCTCATCCACGGTTTGCGAAATCTCTAACCTCTGCTCCACCCTGCACCTCTATGTGGGTTGCCGAGTCGTGCAGCTGCCATTCATGCTTTTCTCACCGGCGTCAAAGTTTCCTATCTCCTCGATCGTGCATGAAACCGTTACACCGTCCTCCACCGTGCGTCAATCTGAGCTATCGCAGCCTCTCCGCCCCTATCACTGGTTCATTCTTCCATATTGATCTTTCCTTCTTGTTTTCATTCTTGGTTCATAATTTGCTATATCTTCTACTAATTGGGGTTAATTATTGTTGTTTAGAGTTAGGAATTTGAAAGtaccactttttttatttaatgggtGCTTTGTATTGAAATTGATAGTTAgagtaaataaatgaaaaaaggGTCATTATCATTATTAGAGGAATGGTCAATTGGTCATGGATCGTGCTTCCCATTTTTGGAATTGGAATCATTAAACAAGAGGGACTTAGGTACATgtatagatcaaaacaaagaaatgcTACGGTATTCATGCTGATCTCCATTATGCTCTTTGTATGCTACTAGCTTCTATGTTCTGCTTCTGAGCTTGAAAATTTGAAGCCACTATATAATTACATTATAGAGAGATTTTTGGGAATTGAATTCGTGTTGTTTTAATGCAGATTGATTTGAAACTGAAAGTGTGTAGAGGCTCTTCAACGAAGAAGGTTCTGGTGTAGGAAGCGACGTCGTTTGGTGTTGAGACTATGATTCTCGAAACTTTGGCGATGCATCATACAATCCGGTCATTGGTGTCGGTTGCTAAGTACTGCGCAAAGAGATTGCTAAAGTGTGTCTCCTGTTTTTGCTGTTGATAAGAATTGCAAAATTACGGGAAATAAAGAAGCTTCTAGACACACTCTGATCAAGGTTAATTTTCTTTAAACTTTGTTATTTGTTATGAGTATgatgattttgatttattattatttttcttttcatcttttGCCTATGTGAGATGTAGAATTGATCATTCACTTGGTTAGGAAAAGGAAAATTATAAGAATGAATTGAGACTGATACAAACTATAATATTGTTAAAGTGTTATAAGCAATATTCAGCATTGGC contains:
- the LOC112720869 gene encoding uncharacterized protein, coding for MKFICEVVILSLSIIVIQSSITFSRELGSPNHIKTTTFYTKTFVLEPGKVSRQTFFDVEFPRGHVGIKNLQAELVDEYGNSIPLYEAYLHHYFVLRYFENITMSQHANKSQPNFGKYFKRNDGACQTFVNSISWGLGVDARRTSTELPDPFRVEVGTHPEDVPKEYDEEKWLINILVIDTRGVEDKKGCSQCRCDLLDVKSKDLTNTTGVDGTPLSSDYKGGIFCCEKKSQCKLQKGYNEKQKRKVAIKYTISWVEWDQQQVPLKFYILDVTDQVTYNGSEPIHHCAVEYSINPEKTDEGHYHIKKTNIPMKKGGSLIYITAHVHSGVVNATLYGEDGRRLCEIKPIYGTGKEAGNEEGYAVGASGCYPKPGSMKINDGENLTVEFIHENKYTTGLMGHFYVYLAEDLPKSL